From Pseudomonas alcaligenes, a single genomic window includes:
- a CDS encoding M48 family metalloprotease, producing MNANLYPAVLLLALGATLSGCQSLDALEGVNIQGVDLGRLASAGKNLSAMTEDKSEDEEQVIGANTAALLLKQAPLLDNPGVQSYVNQVGRWVALNSERPDLPWRFAVLNNRAVGAYAAPGGYVFITSGLLARMDSEAELAGVLAHEVAHVVRQHHLKAIKQSAGAGLLADMSRLALQVHQASSGDLSGSDPLANQKFDTLVGNLYTRGLDRGDEYEADEMGAVIAARSGYDPYGLATVLQGMATMKQDDATLVTFLKVHPNIGDRLTRLQPTYQYLDRVAASGSQQTLAERYRQALSGR from the coding sequence ATGAACGCGAATCTCTATCCTGCGGTGCTGTTGCTGGCCCTCGGCGCTACCCTGAGCGGCTGCCAGAGTCTGGATGCGCTCGAGGGCGTGAATATCCAGGGTGTCGATCTCGGGCGCCTGGCCAGTGCCGGCAAGAACCTCAGTGCGATGACCGAAGACAAGAGCGAGGACGAGGAGCAGGTGATCGGTGCCAATACCGCCGCCCTGCTGCTCAAGCAGGCGCCGCTGCTGGACAACCCGGGCGTGCAGAGCTACGTCAATCAGGTCGGGCGCTGGGTGGCGCTGAACAGTGAGCGGCCCGATCTGCCCTGGCGCTTCGCCGTGCTCAACAACCGCGCCGTCGGCGCCTACGCCGCACCGGGTGGCTACGTGTTCATCACCAGCGGCCTGCTCGCGCGGATGGACAGCGAGGCCGAACTGGCCGGCGTGCTGGCCCACGAGGTGGCGCACGTGGTGCGTCAGCATCACCTCAAGGCAATCAAGCAGAGCGCCGGCGCCGGCCTGCTGGCGGATATGTCGCGCCTGGCCCTGCAGGTGCACCAGGCCAGCTCGGGTGACCTGAGCGGCAGCGATCCGCTGGCCAACCAGAAGTTCGATACCCTGGTCGGCAACCTCTATACCCGCGGGCTGGATCGCGGTGACGAGTACGAGGCGGACGAGATGGGCGCGGTCATCGCCGCCCGTTCCGGCTACGACCCCTATGGTCTGGCCACGGTGCTGCAGGGCATGGCGACCATGAAGCAGGACGACGCCACCCTGGTGACCTTCCTCAAGGTGCACCCGAATATCGGCGACCGCCTGACCCGCCTGCAGCCGACCTACCAGTACCTCGACCGGGTCGCCGCCAGCGGCAGCCAGCAGACCCTGGCCGAGCGCTATCGCCAGGCCCTGTCAGGGCGCTGA
- a CDS encoding SH3 domain-containing protein produces MRKALSAVLLLLAGVLACGAALAEVRGGITVEATALRDKPGASAAVLQQLPAQSRLSILTRQGGWYQVQTSAGQQGWVALLAVRFDKSAAATGGNISDLLDGSTAVAPATGVATGVRGVSDDKLEGGAGGAGSSALQELDRYAVQPGTARAFAQAGGLRNQTIAYPADAQ; encoded by the coding sequence ATGAGAAAAGCCCTGAGCGCGGTTCTGTTGCTGCTGGCCGGCGTGCTGGCCTGCGGCGCCGCACTGGCCGAGGTGCGCGGCGGCATTACCGTCGAGGCCACGGCCCTGCGCGACAAACCCGGGGCCAGTGCCGCGGTGCTGCAGCAGCTGCCGGCGCAGAGCCGCCTGAGCATCCTCACGCGCCAGGGCGGCTGGTACCAGGTGCAGACCAGTGCCGGCCAGCAGGGGTGGGTGGCGCTGCTGGCGGTGCGTTTCGACAAGAGCGCGGCGGCCACCGGCGGCAATATTTCCGACCTGCTCGATGGCAGTACTGCAGTGGCGCCGGCCACCGGGGTGGCCACCGGCGTACGCGGCGTCAGCGACGACAAGCTGGAGGGGGGCGCCGGCGGCGCGGGCAGCAGCGCCCTGCAGGAGCTCGACCGCTATGCCGTGCAGCCCGGCACGGCGCGCGCCTTTGCCCAGGCCGGCGGCCTGCGCAACCAGACCATCGCCTATCCCGCCGACGCCCAGTGA